The following is a genomic window from Brevibacterium limosum.
CAACCTCGCGCGAGGTTGCTAGGCCGCCGTCGGGTAGTTTTTGGAGGATGGGTGCCCCTACACGTCCGCGACCGGTGCCTCAGCCGAGGAATTCGCTGCCGGGGCGACCGCCGCGGCGACGTCCGTGCACCACGACGTACACGCCGATGGCGACCACGACGAGTCCGGCGCAGACCAGGAACATTCCGTTTCCGCCGGTGAACGGGTAGAGGAAGCCGAGGACGACGGGGCCGATGCCGGAACCTGCGTCGAGGAGGAGGAAGAACGATGCGGTGGCGACGGGGACACGGTTCATCGGCACGGATTTGACGGTGATGGACTGCATGCACGGCATCAGCGAGCCGAACCCGAAGCCGATGAGCACTCCGGCCAGGACGATCCCCGTCATCGTCGGCCACAATGCCAGCAGGACATTGCCGGCGATATCGGCGATGAAGACGGGGAAGATCACCGCATTGTCACCGAGGGTGTCCTGCAGCCTGCCGACGAACAGGCGGGCGAACAGGGAAGCCACAGCGAAGGCGACGAAGAACAGGGACGCAGCGGAGGCGACGCCGTGTTCGGCTGCATAGCCGGCGAGGAAGACGAGCGCTGCCGCATACGCGGTGCCGGCCAGGAGCATGACCGAGCCGATCCGCAGCCCGTCCCGGTCGACGAGCGTGCCGAGTTTGAGATGCCATTTCGTCCGCCGCTGATAGTCGCTGATCTCCTGAACCGGCAGTCGGATGAGGAGGCAGCAGATGAGAGCGAGGACGGACATGAACGCCGAGGCCGCGAAGAGCATGACGAAGTCGAACTCACGGGGCAGGACGACTCCCAGATATGGTCCGAGCGCGGTCGACAGGGTCGTCGCGGTGCCGAAGTATCCGGTGCCCTCGCCCCGTCGGGAAGCGGGGATGATGCTCTGGATGGCGGTCATGATCGCCGTGTTCCCGGCACCGAAGGCGATTCCGTGGACGATGCGCAGAGTCAGCAGCAGGGTGAGGTCGCCTGCGGCGATATAGGCCAGGGAGGCGAGAACGGAAACCGCCATGGTGATGATGAGCAGCTTGCGCCGACCGATGAAGTCGAGATACTTCCCGGTGAGCACACGGGCGACGACGGCACCGACGACGAATGACGAGGAAGCGAAGCCGGCAGCGGCCTCACCGGCGGAGAACCGTGCCACTGCGTACCCGGCCATCGATGTCATGAGCAGGTAGAAGACCATCGACATCGAGAGGTTGAGCCCGATTCCGACGATGAAGTCCTTCGTCCACAGCTTCGCTCGTGCCACTGGAGATCGGTCTCGCTTTCTGCTGTCTGCGGGGAACAGTGACACATTAGCGGGTTCGCCGCGATTGCGTGGTCTGGTCCACCGCTGATGTGACCCAGCTCGCGATAGGGTGGTCACCATGACTGAGAAGAGAACCCCTACCGCCGTCGATGCGGTCGCTGAAGACTACGTCGATGATATGCTCGCCCTCTCCCCCTCTCTCGCCCTCTACCTCGGACTCGACGGTGCGCAGGGCTTCGACGATTTCTCACCGGCCGGACTCTCCGCGCTCAACGATGTCACCGTTCGGACTCTGGCCCGCCTCGATGAGGCCGCGGACCGCCCCGACCTCGACGAGGTCGACCTCGTGACCATCGATGCGATGCGTGATCGCCTCGGAGTCGACCGTGATCACTTCGCCGCCGGGATCAAGCACGCCAGCCTCAACGTCATCGAATCCCCGCTGCAGCAGGTCCGAGATGCCTTCGACCTCATGCCCACGGAGACTGCGGCTGATTGGGAGACGATCTCGACCACTCTGGCCGCTGTGCCCGGCTCGCTCGCCGGCTACCAGGAGTCCCTGGCGATGGCGCGCGACGACGGTCACGTCGCCGCCCGCATCCAGGTCGAGAAGGTCATCGAACAGGCCCGTGCCCTGGCCGAACCCGGAAGCAACTTCGATCGCCTCGTCGCCGGTGCGACCGACGTTCCCGACACCCTCCGCTCGGATCTCGACACCCACGCCGAGGCGGCTCGTGAGTCCGCAGCGGGACTGGCCGATTTCCTCGGCGAACACCTGCTGCCCGCAGCCGGAGAGGACGAAGCCTGCGGTCGCGACGCCTATGCTCTGCATTCCCGCAACTTCCTCGGCGCCGAGATCGACTTCGACGAAACGTATGCCTGGGGTCTCGAAGAACTCGAACGCATCGACGCCGAACAGCGCGAGGTCGCGGCGAAGATCATCCCCGGTGCCGACCTGTTCGAGGTCATGGACGCCCTGAACAACGACCCGGACCGCACTCTCAGGGGAACCGAGGCTCTGCGCGAATGGATGCAGGGTGTGGCCGATGAGGCGATCCGCGAACTCGGCAAGTCCCATTTCGACATTCCCGAACCCGTCCGCACGATCGAGTGCATGATCGCCCCCTCGGCCACCGGCGGCATCTACTACACCGGTCCGACCGATGACTTCTCCCGCCCCGGCCGCATGTGGTGGTCGGTGCCGGAAGGCGTCACGGATTTCGCGACCTGGCAGGAGAAGACGACCGTCTACCACGAGGGGGTGCCCGGCCACCATCTGCAGATCGGTCAGGCCACCTGTGTCTCCGACACTCTCAACCGCTGGCGACGACTCATGTGCTGGGTCTCCGGCCACGGTGAAGGCTGGGCGCTGTACGCCGAGAAGCTCATGGCCGATCTCGGCTTCCTCGACGATCCCGGCGATTATCTGGGCATGCTCGATTCGCAGCGGCTGCGTGCCGCCCGTGTCGTCCTCGACATCGGCTTCCACTTGCGCCTCGAGGCTCCGCAGAGTCTCGACGGCGGAATCTGGAACCGCGCGAAGGCCTGGCAGTTCCTCACCGACAATGTGGCCATGGACCGATCATTCCTGGCCTTCGAACTCGACCGCTACCTCGGCTGGCCCGGACAGGCACCGAGCTACAAGATCGGCCAGCGCCTGTGGGAGCAGTACCGGGACGAGGCGAAGGCGGCGGCAGGAGCCGATTTCGACCTCAAGGACTTCCACACCCGGGCGCTGGGCCTCGGCTCGGTCGGGCTCGACACTCTGGGCCGTGCGATGAGGCGCTCACAATGAGGCGAGGGACCGAATGAAATCCAGTGAGAGCCCCCAGTCTGAGACCATGCGGGTCACCGAGGCGCTGCGCAATGAAATCATCGAAGGTCATCGTCGACCGGGTGCACGGCTCGTCGAACGCAATCTCGCCACCGAGCTCGGAGTCTCCCGAGTGCCCATCCGCGAGGCGCTGAAGAAGCTGGCTTCGGAAGGTCTGGTGACGAACCGGCCGAACACCTGGTCGACGGTCAGGGAGTTCTCCCCCAGCGACATCGCCGACCTCAACGAGGTGCGCACGGTCTTCGATGTGCTCTCCTTCGAACTCGCCGCTCAACGCCATACCCGTGAAGGGCTGGCCCGTCTGGAGGCCACGATGCTCCAGGGCCGTGAGCTCGCCGAGGCCGGAGACGTCGCCGGGGCTCATCGCTGTGCCGCGGAATTCCATGCCATCGTCACAGAACTCTCGGGCAATGAGCTGCTCGGTGAGATCGGCGCCCTGTTGGATTCACGGATGCGATGGCAGCTGAGTCAGCATGATGATCTCGCGGTCGTCGCCACCGAGCATGCTGAGCTCTTCGATGCGATCGCCCGCCGGGATCAGACGCTGGCCGGTTCGCTGGCCGCCCGCCATCTGGGCACGAGTCAGGAGCAGCACGACAAGCATTCGAAGCGTCTGGCCGAAACCGGACCCGAGGAGGCTCAGGCCGATCCTGCCGCTGCCGGTCCTGCCGCTGCAGATTCGGCTGTCGCCGACTGACCGAGCGGCCAGCCGCTGAGCTTCTTCTCACGGGCAGGCGCATAGGTGCGCACCTTCGACGTGCTCAGCCCCAGTCCGACGAGTGATTCTGCCAAGCGCACGGCCGCCGCGACCCCGTCGACGACGGGCACAGAACAGCGCCGCGTGATCGTCGCTCCGAGCTCGGCCATCCCACCGCAGCCGAGCACGATGACCTCGGCACGGTCACGGTCGACCGCCTCGGCGGCCTGATCGGTGATCGCTTCGATCGCGGCCTGCGGATCCTCCTCAAGCTCGAGCACGGCCATTCCCGAGGCCCGCACGGACACGCAGTGGGAGTCGAGACCGGCCAACAGCAGCCGGTCCTCGATGAGCGGGAGGGTCCGGTCAAGCGTGGTGACGACGGAATAGCGACGGCCGAGGAACATCGCCAGGGCCGCCCCCGCCTCGGTGATGTCGATGACGGGCACGTCCAACAGCTCCTGCAGGCCTTCGCGACCGTGCTCTCCGTACCCGGCTTGGATCACGGCGTCGAATTCGCCGGGATATTTCAGGACGGCGTCCATGACGCCGAGCGCCGCGAGATGGCTTTCGACGTTGCCTTCGCAGGATTCGGCTCCGAATTCGGGGGTCAGCCCGATGATCTCGGTTCCCGCCGAGGCGGCCTGCCGTGCCACGCGGGCGATGCCCTCGGTCATGGACTCGGTCGTATTGACGTTGACGACGAGGATTCTCACGATTCGGCTCCGATCAGTGGTGGGTCGGGACGGCGATCTCCTCACCGTCGACCTCACGGAAGGTGAAGTCGCGGCGGGCGATGACGAAGTAGATGAGCGCGGCGATCGCGGCCCCGGAGAACCAGGAGAACTCGGAGATGCCGGAGAACGCGGGCACGAGTGCGAAGACCAGTGAGATCGCCGAGGCGGGGATGAAGGCTCCGATGGCTCGCCAGTTGACTCCGCGGTGGTAGAAGTACTCACCGTCGCCGGCTTCGGTGTAGAGCTGGGGCACGTTGACCTTCGTTCTGCGCACCACCCAGTAGTCGACCATGATCACACCGAACAGGGGTCCGAGCAGGGCACCGAGTCCGCCGAGGAAGTAGACGATGACCACCGGTGAGTCATACAGATTCCAGGGCAGGATGACGAAGCCGATGACGGCCGAGATGATGGCGGCACTGCGGAAGTTCAGGTGGCGCGGGAACAGGTTCGTCAGCGCATAGGTCGGGGCGACGAAGTTCGCCATGAGGTTGACCGCGACGGTGAGCAGGAGCAGCGACAGCGACGCGAGAACGAGCAGGACCGGACTGCCGATGGACTGGACGATATCGGCCGGTGAGGTGATGACGGTGCCGTCGATCCTGTACTGCGCGCCGGCCAGAGAGATGACGACGAGTCCGAAGACGAGCATATTCACCGGGATGCCCCAGAAGTTGCCGACGACGATCGAGCCGCGCTTCTTCGCGGCCCTCGTGAAGTCGGAGAAGTTGAGGACGAAGGTGCCGTAGATGGACACCCACAGCGCGCCTCCGCCGAAGATGTGCGCCCACATCTCCCAGCCGCTGAGCGCGTCGTCGGTCGACCACGCGATGGAGAAGTCGACGCGGATGAGCATCCAGACGGCAAGGGCGAGGAATGTCACGAGGATGATCGGTCCGGCGATGGCTTCGTAGCGGCGGATCATCTCCATCCCGTAGCTGACGATGATGACTTGGATGACCCACAGCAGGGTGAAGGAGAACCAGCCGAGCCCGGAGAGTCCGAGGAATTCGGCATCGGCCCATGACTGCAGTCCGGGGAACATCGTCAGCAGCATGACGTTGAGTACGCTCGAGGCCAGGTAGGTCTGGATGCCGAACCAGGCGATGGCGACGATGCCCCGCACCGAGGCGGCCAGCTGGGCCCCGTGGATGCCGAAGGAGATCCGGCTCATCACCGGATAGGGCACTCCGGTCTTGTATCCCATGAACCCGGAGAGGGTGAGCAGGAAGAACAGCAGAGCCGCACCGACGAGGAGCGCCACCAGGATCTGCCAGGCTCCGAGGCCGAGGGCGAAGAGTCCGAGTGCGAAGCCGTAGTTGCCCAGAGAGTGCACATCGTTGGCCCACAGAGTGAAGACGCTGTAGGCCGTCCAGCTGCGGCCCTCCTTGCGGGCAGGGGCGAGGTCCGCATTGTAGAAGCGCGGACTGATGCGATGGGCCGCCAGCTGTTCGGGGCTGGGCCCCAGGCGTGTGGGCACCGGCGCCCCCGCCGTCTCGGTCTTCCTCATGCAGTCCGCTCCTTGGATCCGATCACGCCAAACTGGGATACCAAATGTGGAAACACAGCTCTGTGGCATCGATAACCTGACCAGTTCAGAGTAACCCAGCTCACACCGTGCTGGCAATGAAGCGAGCGGGACGAATTCGTCTTGACCAGATTCGAAGCGGCCGGGCAGGGCCACGCAAGACGAGGGATCGACCTCAGCATGCCCGATACCAGGTGTCTATCGGATGGCATACCATTCGTGCTCTGACTGGGCATTTCAGCTGGTCATGGGCGATGCGTCCGACAGCGGCCGTTGCGGTCCTCAGTCTTCGTGTTCGACGTCCTTGGCGGTCGGGTCCCAGGCGACGATGCCGACGGCGATCGCACCGGCCAGCGGTGCACAGGCGACGATCCAGAACACTCCCGTGCCCAGAGAGGCCGCAAGGATCGGGAACATGATGAGCGAGACGATGGAGAAGGCACGCAGGACGGACTGGTTGAAGCCGATGCCGATTCCGCGCAGCCGCGTCGGATAGGACAGGGTCGCATAGTTCATGAGGTTCGCTCCCGGTCCGCCGGCCTGCGCGAAGACGAAGGCTGCGAGCATGGCCACGGCGACGAGGACGAGGGCCCCGTTCGGGATTCCCACGATGGCCAGCGTGCCCAGTGCCGCGGCCTGAATGGCGAATCCGGTCAGGGTGATCTTCCGGGTTCCGAAGCGGTTGATGATGCTCATGCCCAACAGTCCGCCGAGCGTGCCGAAGCCCAGATTGATGACCAGTGAGGCGATGATCGTGACCAGCGGAGTCTGGTGGAAGAGCGTGGTGATGATGAGTGGGGTGCCGTAGGCGACGGCGTTGTAGCCGAAGGTCGAGAACACGGAGACGCAGAGTGCGACGATGGTGCGCACCCGGTAACGCGGGGAGAAGAGTTCGGCGAAGCCGCTCCACCGCCCTCCCCGGACCGGAGCGGCCGAGGCATTCGGGGTCTCGCGCTCATCTGCGGGAGCGAGTTCGACATTGAGGTTGTGATGGCTGCGCATGACCTCGACGGCACCTCGCAGATCGCCCTGGTTGGCCAGCCATTCGGGTGATTCGGCGAGGTAGCGGCGGCGGACGAGGAGGACGATGAGGGCCGGGACGGCACCGAAGCCGACGACGATGCGCCACAGGATCGCATGCTGGTCGTAGGGCAGGGCGATGAAGATGATGAGCACGATGACGTAGCCCATTCCGGTGGCGAAGTACCAGGCCGGGGACCAGGCGTTGACGCGCTGTGACCGGCTTCCCTTGCCTTTGAGCTTGGAGAACTCGGCGAGGAACGCCATCGCCACCGGCAGG
Proteins encoded in this region:
- a CDS encoding DUF885 domain-containing protein — protein: MTEKRTPTAVDAVAEDYVDDMLALSPSLALYLGLDGAQGFDDFSPAGLSALNDVTVRTLARLDEAADRPDLDEVDLVTIDAMRDRLGVDRDHFAAGIKHASLNVIESPLQQVRDAFDLMPTETAADWETISTTLAAVPGSLAGYQESLAMARDDGHVAARIQVEKVIEQARALAEPGSNFDRLVAGATDVPDTLRSDLDTHAEAARESAAGLADFLGEHLLPAAGEDEACGRDAYALHSRNFLGAEIDFDETYAWGLEELERIDAEQREVAAKIIPGADLFEVMDALNNDPDRTLRGTEALREWMQGVADEAIRELGKSHFDIPEPVRTIECMIAPSATGGIYYTGPTDDFSRPGRMWWSVPEGVTDFATWQEKTTVYHEGVPGHHLQIGQATCVSDTLNRWRRLMCWVSGHGEGWALYAEKLMADLGFLDDPGDYLGMLDSQRLRAARVVLDIGFHLRLEAPQSLDGGIWNRAKAWQFLTDNVAMDRSFLAFELDRYLGWPGQAPSYKIGQRLWEQYRDEAKAAAGADFDLKDFHTRALGLGSVGLDTLGRAMRRSQ
- a CDS encoding MFS transporter produces the protein MTSSDSSASAAQTPSGAQALSGPEAPRIVASAADIHSTLAEFGSQGTKTTAVIILALGGIFMDAYDFSSLAFGITAIKEQFGLSGFMTGLVNASIMVGAVIGALFGGYLVDRFGRYKLFMADMVFFVVAAIGCAAAPNEWVLIAFRFVMGIGVGLDLPVAMAFLAEFSKLKGKGSRSQRVNAWSPAWYFATGMGYVIVLIIFIALPYDQHAILWRIVVGFGAVPALIVLLVRRRYLAESPEWLANQGDLRGAVEVMRSHHNLNVELAPADERETPNASAAPVRGGRWSGFAELFSPRYRVRTIVALCVSVFSTFGYNAVAYGTPLIITTLFHQTPLVTIIASLVINLGFGTLGGLLGMSIINRFGTRKITLTGFAIQAAALGTLAIVGIPNGALVLVAVAMLAAFVFAQAGGPGANLMNYATLSYPTRLRGIGIGFNQSVLRAFSIVSLIMFPILAASLGTGVFWIVACAPLAGAIAVGIVAWDPTAKDVEHED
- a CDS encoding MFS transporter codes for the protein MARAKLWTKDFIVGIGLNLSMSMVFYLLMTSMAGYAVARFSAGEAAAGFASSSFVVGAVVARVLTGKYLDFIGRRKLLIITMAVSVLASLAYIAAGDLTLLLTLRIVHGIAFGAGNTAIMTAIQSIIPASRRGEGTGYFGTATTLSTALGPYLGVVLPREFDFVMLFAASAFMSVLALICCLLIRLPVQEISDYQRRTKWHLKLGTLVDRDGLRIGSVMLLAGTAYAAALVFLAGYAAEHGVASAASLFFVAFAVASLFARLFVGRLQDTLGDNAVIFPVFIADIAGNVLLALWPTMTGIVLAGVLIGFGFGSLMPCMQSITVKSVPMNRVPVATASFFLLLDAGSGIGPVVLGFLYPFTGGNGMFLVCAGLVVVAIGVYVVVHGRRRGGRPGSEFLG
- a CDS encoding aspartate/glutamate racemase family protein produces the protein MRILVVNVNTTESMTEGIARVARQAASAGTEIIGLTPEFGAESCEGNVESHLAALGVMDAVLKYPGEFDAVIQAGYGEHGREGLQELLDVPVIDITEAGAALAMFLGRRYSVVTTLDRTLPLIEDRLLLAGLDSHCVSVRASGMAVLELEEDPQAAIEAITDQAAEAVDRDRAEVIVLGCGGMAELGATITRRCSVPVVDGVAAAVRLAESLVGLGLSTSKVRTYAPAREKKLSGWPLGQSATAESAAAGPAAAGSA
- a CDS encoding GntR family transcriptional regulator, giving the protein MKSSESPQSETMRVTEALRNEIIEGHRRPGARLVERNLATELGVSRVPIREALKKLASEGLVTNRPNTWSTVREFSPSDIADLNEVRTVFDVLSFELAAQRHTREGLARLEATMLQGRELAEAGDVAGAHRCAAEFHAIVTELSGNELLGEIGALLDSRMRWQLSQHDDLAVVATEHAELFDAIARRDQTLAGSLAARHLGTSQEQHDKHSKRLAETGPEEAQADPAAAGPAAADSAVAD
- a CDS encoding NCS1 family nucleobase:cation symporter-1 codes for the protein MRKTETAGAPVPTRLGPSPEQLAAHRISPRFYNADLAPARKEGRSWTAYSVFTLWANDVHSLGNYGFALGLFALGLGAWQILVALLVGAALLFFLLTLSGFMGYKTGVPYPVMSRISFGIHGAQLAASVRGIVAIAWFGIQTYLASSVLNVMLLTMFPGLQSWADAEFLGLSGLGWFSFTLLWVIQVIIVSYGMEMIRRYEAIAGPIILVTFLALAVWMLIRVDFSIAWSTDDALSGWEMWAHIFGGGALWVSIYGTFVLNFSDFTRAAKKRGSIVVGNFWGIPVNMLVFGLVVISLAGAQYRIDGTVITSPADIVQSIGSPVLLVLASLSLLLLTVAVNLMANFVAPTYALTNLFPRHLNFRSAAIISAVIGFVILPWNLYDSPVVIVYFLGGLGALLGPLFGVIMVDYWVVRRTKVNVPQLYTEAGDGEYFYHRGVNWRAIGAFIPASAISLVFALVPAFSGISEFSWFSGAAIAALIYFVIARRDFTFREVDGEEIAVPTHH